The region ACGCAGCGGGCCGGGTGTCCGGCCGATGAGTTCCACGCCCGCCTTGATGATCGATACGGGATAGCCTTGCTCGCGATCGCGCAGCGCCGCGAAGGGGAAGAAGAAGCTGTGCAGGATCTCTTCCATTGTCGCGCGATCGTTTGCACGCATGGCCCCGTAGAAGCGCTGTGCCAGTTCCGGCACGAAGTTGAAGACGGCAGAGGAATAGGTCGTCACTCCGACGCCGTTGAAACCCTCGGCAAAGAGCTCGTGCGTAGGCATGCCGCCGATGTAGCAGAGCCGATCACCAAGCTTCGCCGTGACGTGGCGGACGAGGTCGACCTTGCCTGTGCCGTCCTTGAAGCCGATGAGGTTCGGGCAGACCTCAGCCAGACGAGCAACCGTATCGGCATTGGCGACCGAATTCGCGCGGTTATAGATAATGACGCCGAGGCCGGTGGATTCGCACACGGCCTTCACATGCCGGTAGATGCCCTCTTGCGGCGCCTCCATCAGATAGTGCGGCAGAAGCAGGAGCCCGTCGGCCCCGGCCGCCTCGGCGCGTCGGGCCGTCTCCTTGGCAAGCGAGGTGCCGTAGCCGCAGCCGGCAATGATCGGCACGTCGCCGGAAACGTCCTTCGCCGCACGCGTGACGTCGGCAACCTCTGCAGGCGAGAGGGAGAAGAATTCACCGGTGCCACCAGCGGCAAAGAGGGCAGCCGCCCCAAAGCCGGAGAGCCACTCGACGTGAGCGCGGTAGCTTTCGAGATTGAGGCTGAAGTCCTCGTTGAAGTGCGTAAC is a window of Sinorhizobium numidicum DNA encoding:
- the kdgD gene encoding 5-dehydro-4-deoxyglucarate dehydratase, which produces MSPAELKSRIASGLLSFPVTHFNEDFSLNLESYRAHVEWLSGFGAAALFAAGGTGEFFSLSPAEVADVTRAAKDVSGDVPIIAGCGYGTSLAKETARRAEAAGADGLLLLPHYLMEAPQEGIYRHVKAVCESTGLGVIIYNRANSVANADTVARLAEVCPNLIGFKDGTGKVDLVRHVTAKLGDRLCYIGGMPTHELFAEGFNGVGVTTYSSAVFNFVPELAQRFYGAMRANDRATMEEILHSFFFPFAALRDREQGYPVSIIKAGVELIGRTPGPLRPPLTDLQPQEKDMLRGLIEKIAA